The Thermodesulfovibrionales bacterium genomic sequence TCTTACGAAGACAAAGGACGCAGGTGAGCCGAAGGGAATAGAGATGCTGAGAAAGGTCAGAAGGAGCGTCCATATCCCCATTGTCGCCATTGGCGGCATCTCAAGGGATACCCTGAGGCCGGTCCTTGATTCGGGGGTGAATGCTGTGGCTGTAGCCTCTGCGATCCTCAGCGGTGATATCTCTGGGAATATTGAGGCTTTCATGAACGTCATTGGGGGAGGTGCATGATTATGCCTGATACCAGAGACAAGAAGAAGGTTCTGATACAGAAAGAAGTGGTCATTAATGAGATTATTAAGGCCATCGCCCTTGATATCAGCGAAGAAGAGATGTATATCGCTGCCTCAACAGAGTTCCTTTCCGGGGCAATCCTCGATATCCGTTTCGAGATTGAAGGGACACCTGTCCGTGTGAAAGCGATAGTGAAGCAATCGGATCCTGGGATCGGAGCCGGCGTGAAATTCCTCAACCTCTCCCCGGAGAACTTTGCTTTGATCAGGAAGTTCATTGAGAAGGCCATCACGGTGACAGCAGAAAAAAAGGAGAAGAAGATCCTTCTCGTCGACGACAGCTCACAATCGAGGGCCATATACCGGAGTAGGCTGGCCCTTGAGGATTTCTCGGTCATCGAGGCCTCAAATGGTCTTGAGGCCCTTAAGTCTCTCCAGGAGATGAAGCCCGACCTCGTGGTCCTTGATCTGTGGATGGAGGGTATAGACGGCTTTAAGATCCTCCAGCTCATTCAGTTAAACCCGAATCTGAAGGAGGTCCCGGTAATCGTCCTCTCAGCGAGAAGCGTCCTTTCGGACATCCAGAAGGCCATGTCTCTGGGAGCAAAGGACTTTCTGCCGAAGGTGACGACGACGCCGGTGAAACTTGCC encodes the following:
- a CDS encoding response regulator, with amino-acid sequence MPDTRDKKKVLIQKEVVINEIIKAIALDISEEEMYIAASTEFLSGAILDIRFEIEGTPVRVKAIVKQSDPGIGAGVKFLNLSPENFALIRKFIEKAITVTAEKKEKKILLVDDSSQSRAIYRSRLALEDFSVIEASNGLEALKSLQEMKPDLVVLDLWMEGIDGFKILQLIQLNPNLKEVPVIVLSARSVLSDIQKAMSLGAKDFLPKVTTTPVKLAQRVKEILSGK